From Onychostoma macrolepis isolate SWU-2019 chromosome 05, ASM1243209v1, whole genome shotgun sequence, one genomic window encodes:
- the foxn4 gene encoding forkhead box protein N4, whose translation MIESGITSRMSGIHENPAQSHHTSAQDYRLLTTDPSQLKDELPGDLQSLSWLTSVDVPRLQQIGSGRPDFASSAQNSLLEQQTAQLNSMTGAGGAGSAIHLQSEMQHSPLAISSMPQFSPGFPCAASVYQTAPQQVLTFTQANQQCSPGGLYGNYNSQSLFPQPRITAHNQDLQPKTFPKPIYSYSCLIAMALKNSKTGSLPVSEIYSFMKEHFPYFKTAPDGWKNSVRHNLSLNKCFEKVENKMSGSSRKGCLWALNPAKIDKMEEEMQKWKRKDLPAIRRSMANPDELDKLITDRPESCRQKSIETGMTRLPSCPPGPTLPIPAQMQPQPVVTLSLQCLPMHQHFQMQLQNQSRLAPASPAPAQTPPLHTIPDLTNSSLPQHPVKQHSDFYTVHGTDVNSEVDALDPSIMDFAWQGNLWEEMKDDSFNLEALGTLSNSPLRLSDCDLDTGNVTPVSNAGGLPYPDLQVTGLYSSYSAVDALSNQYMNTQGGTKPIVLL comes from the exons ATGATTGAAAGTGGAATTACAAGCAGGATGTCAGGAATTCATGAAAACCCTGCACAGAGTCACCACACCTCCGCACAAGACTACAG ACTCCTGACTACTGACCCTTCGCAGCTGAAGGACGAGCTGCCCGGTGATCTTCAGTCCCTGTCCTGGCTCACCTCTGTGGATGTTCCCCGACTGCAGCAGATAGGATCTGGACGACCTGATTTTGCCAGTTCTGCTCAGAACAGCCTGCTGGAGCAGCAGACAG CTCAGCTGAATAGCATGACGGGAGCAGGAGGAGCAGGATCTGCGATTCATCTACAGAGTGAAATGCAGCACAGTCCTCTGGCCATCAGCAGC ATGCCCCAGTTTTCCCCTGGGTTTCCGTGTGCAGCGTCAGTGTACCAGACCGCCCCTCAACAAGTTCTCACTTTCACTCAGGCAAACCAACAG TGTTCTCCTGGTGGACTTTATGGCAACTACAACAGCCAGAGTCTGTTTCCTCAACCCCGCATTACCGCTCACAACCAGGACTTGCAGCCCAAGACTTTTCCTAAACCCATCTACTCCTACAG CTGTCTGATTGCCATGGCTTTGAAGAACAGCAAAACAGGCAGCCTTCCTGTTAGTGAGATCTACAGCTTTATGAAAGAGCACTTCCCTTATTTCAAG ACGGCACCTGATGGATGGAAAAATTCTGTACGCCACAACCTGTCCTTGAACAAGTGCTTCGAGAAGGTGGAGAACAAGATGAGCGGTTCCTCCAGAAAGGGCTGTCTTTGGGCACTCAATCCTGCAAAGATCGATAAAATGGAGGAAGAGATGCAGAAATGGAAACGCAAAGATCTCCCAGCCATCCGTCGCAGCATGGCCAATCCAG ATGAATTGGACAAACTCATTACAGACAGACCGGAGAGCTGCAGACAAAAGTCCATTGAGACTGGGATGACTCGCTTGCCCAGCTGCCCACCAGGGCCGACCCTCCCAATACCAGCGCAGATGCAGCCCCAACCAGTGGTCACTCTCTCTCTACAGTGCCTCCCTATGCATCAGCACTTTCAAATGCAGCTCCAGAATCAGTCTCGCTTGGCTCCGGCCTCCCCTGCTCCTGCTCAGACACCCCCTCTCCACACCATCCCCGACCTGACAAACAGCTCCCTCCCTCAGCATCCTGTCAAGCAGCACAGCGACTTCTACACGGTTCACGGCACTGACGTGAATTCAGAGGTGGACGCTCTGGACCCAAGTATTATGGACTTTGCCTGGCAAG GAAACCTGTGGGAGGAGATGAAGGATGACAGCTTTAACCTGGAGGCATTAGGTACACTCAGTAACTCCCCACTTCGGCTGTCTGACTGTGACCTGGACACTGGCAATGTCACGCCTGTGTCCAATGCAGGGGGACTGCCTTACCCAGACCTGCAGGTGACAGGCCTCTACTCTTCATACTCGGCTGTGGATGCCCTTTCTAACCAGTACATGAACACACAAGGAGGAACAAAACCTATCGTTTTGCTTTAA
- the myo1ha gene encoding unconventional myosin-Ih isoform X3: MQKGKVKLGQLDLEGALIARDRVGIQDFVLLDAHNSETAFLDNLKKRFTEDLIYTYIGTLLISVNPYKELDIYTKKQMDLYMGVNFFELPPHIYALADNVYHTMLSEANNNFILISGESGAGKTEASKKILQYYAVSCPSSTLLDTVRDRMLMSNPVLEAFGNAKTMKNDNSSRFGKYMDIQFDCQGDAVGGHILSYLLEKSRVVHQNHGERNFHIFYQLVEGGEEDLLRHLGLEKDTKHYSYLVQGECLNVSSINDKNDWKTVKNALSVIDFDASDIEHLFGIIASVLHLGNVHFDGDTKGYAILNSNAALRWVSKLLGIHVQVLQEALTFRKIEAKSEEVLSPFTVDHAIYARDALAKAIYGRAFTWLVNRINESLENKDSSRKTVIGLLDIYGFEVFSVNSFEQFCINYCNEKLQQLFIQLTLKSEQEEYEAEGIEWEPVQFFNNKIICDLVEEKHRGIISVLDEECMRPGDATDLTFLEKLEEKMGNHPHFVTHKLADKKTRKSLERGDFRLLHYAGEVTYCVVGFIDKNNDLLYKNIKDVVRLSKNPIIQECFPATEGDSRRRPETVATQFKNSLLRLTEILTAKEAWYVRCLKSNDNKQSGKFDEVLVRHQVKYLGLMEHLRVRRAGFAYRRRYEFFLQRYKALCPATWPHWRGVPAEGVEKLVQHLGYQPDEYKMGRTKIFIRYARTLFATEDAFEICKHELATKLQAKYKGYRAKGEFRKQKEAATKIETCWRGVQARKERDRRAWAVKIIKQFIKGYITRREAKTTDNSEYLAFVRQSYLNRLKDNLPKTVLDKTTWLTPPPVMTETSEILRQLNTRMMVRKYVRGITPQKKAQLQQKVVTSAIFKGKKDSYPSSVAVPFVDTRINEQDIDMRVLQTIRQERIKRSCGEV; encoded by the exons ATGCAG AAAGGAAAGGTTAAACTGGGTCAGTTGGACTTGGAAGGAGCCCTGATTGCCAGAGACCGAGTTGGCATCCAGGACTTTGTGCTTCTTGATGCCCACAACAGTGAGACAGCCTTCCTGGACAATCTGAAGAAGCGTTTCACAGAGGATTTGATATAT ACTTACATAGGTACTCTACTGATATCTGTAAACCCATACAAAGAATTGGACATCTACACCAAGAAACAAATGGACCTTTACATGGGAGTGAACTTCTTTGAGCTGCCTCCTCATAT ATATGCATTAGCAGATAATGTCTACCACACCATGCTATCAGAAGCCAACaacaactttattttgatatctGGGGAGAGTGGAGCAGGTAAAACTGAGGCCTCCAAGAAGATCTTGCAGTACTATGCGGTCAGCTGCCCTAGTTCCACCTTACTGGACACTGTGAGAGACCGCATGCTCATGTCCAACCCTGTACTAGAG GCCTTTGGAAatgcaaaaacaatgaaaaatgacAACTCCAGCCGTTTTGGGAAGTATATGGACATCCAGTTTGATTGTCAG GGAGATGCTGTTGGTGGCCACATCCTCAGCTATCTGCTGGAAAAGTCTAGAGTGGTTCACCAAAACCATGGTGAGAGAAACTTTCATATTTTCTACCAGCTGGTGGAGGGAGGAGAGGAAGACCTACTGAGGCACCTGGGCTTGGAGAAGGACACTAAACATTATAGTTATTTAGTGCAG GGAGAATGTTTGAATGTGAGCTCCATTAATGACAAGAATGACTGGAAAACTGTTAAAAACGCATTATCGGTCATTGACTTTGATGCTAGTGACATTGAG CACCTCTTTGGGATTATAGCTAGTGTGCTCCATCTGGGGAACGTGCACTTTGATGGAGACACCAAAGGTTATGCTATTCTAAACTCTAATGCAGCCTTGCGCTGGGTATCCAAG ctGTTGGGGATCCATGTACAGGTCCTTCAAGAAGCTCTGACATTCAGGAAGATTGAAGCCAAATCAGAGGag GTTCTGAGTCCATTTACTGTTGATCATGCTATTTATGCCAGAGATGCCCTGGCGAAAGCCATCTATGGCCGTGCCTTCACATGGCTAGTCAACAGGATCAATGAATCTCTGGAGAATAAA GATTCTTCGAGGAAGACAGTCATTGGATTGTTAGACATCTATGGATTTGAGGTTTTCTCTGTTAACAG TTTTGAGCAGTTTTGCATTAACTACTGCAATGAGAAGCTACAGCAGCTCTTCATTCAGTTGACTCTGAAGTCTGAACAGGAGGAATATGAGGCAGAAGGAATTGAG TGGGAGCCAGTGCAGTTCTTCAACAATAAAATCATCTGTGATCTGGTGGAAGAGAAGCACAGAGGAATAATCTCTGTGTTG GATGAGGAGTGTATGAGGCCGGGTGATGCCACAGATCTCACTTTTCTTGAAAAGCTTGAAGAAAAAATGGGAAATCATCCCCACTTTGTAAC GCATAAACTGGCTGATAAGAAGACCCGCAAGTCTCTGGAGAGAGGCGATTTTCGTCTTCTTCATTATGCAGGGGAGGTGACCTACTGCGTTGTGG GGTTCATTGACAAAAACAATGATCTGTTGTACAAGAACATCAAAGAT GTGGTGCGCCTGTCAAAGAACCCTATAATACAGGAGTGCTTTCCAGCCACTGAGGGAGACAGCAGGAGAAGACCTGAGACA GTGGCTACTCAGTTTAAGAACAGTCTTCTGCGGCTGACGGAGATTCTGACAGCTAAGGAAGCGTGGTATGTGCGCTGCCTCAAGTCCAATGACAATAAACAGTCAG GCAAGTTCGATGAAGTTCTGGTCAGGCACCAGGTGAAATATCTTGGGTTAATGGAGCACCTGAGGGTCAGACGAGCTGGATTTGCTTATCGACGTAGATATGAGTTTTTTCTACAGAG GTACAAAGCTCTTTGTCCTGCCACTTGGCCCCACTGGAGAGGTGTACCTGCAGAGGGGGTGGAAAAACTCGTGCAACATCTAGGCTACCAGCCTGATGAGTATAAAATGGGCAG GACAAAGATATTCATACGATATGCCAGGACACTTTTTGCCACAGAAGATGCCTTTGAAATCTGCAAACATGAATTGG CTACAAAATTACAGGCCAAATACAAAGGTTACAGAGCCAAAGGAGAGTTTCGAAAACAGAAAGAAGCTG CTACAAAAATTGAGACGTGCTGGAGAGGAGTGCAGGCACGCAAAGAGAGAGATCGCAGAGCCTGGGCTGTCAAAATcattaaaca GTTTATTAAGGGTTACATCACACGTCGAGAGGCAAAAACTACTGACAACTCCGAATACCTGGCCTTCGTTCGACAGAGCTACCTAAATAGACTGAAAGACAACTTACCAAAGACTGTCCTGGACAAGACCACATGGCTGACACCTCCCCCAGTCATGACAGAG ACCTCAGAGATTCTGCGACAGCTGAACACGCGAATGATGGTGAGGAAGTATGTGCGGGGAATTACGCCACAGAAAAAAGCACAG CTGCAACAAAAAGTAGTAACCAGTGCCATCTTTAAGGGAAAGAAGGACAGCTACCCTTCGAGCGTTGCTGTTCCTTTTGTGGATACTAGAATCA ATGAACAAGACATCGATATGAGGGTCCTTCAGACTATACGACAAGAACGTATCAAG CGTTCCTGTGGTGAAGTATGA
- the myo1ha gene encoding unconventional myosin-Ih isoform X2, with protein MQKGKVKLGQLDLEGALIARDRVGIQDFVLLDAHNSETAFLDNLKKRFTEDLIYTYIGTLLISVNPYKELDIYTKKQMDLYMGVNFFELPPHIYALADNVYHTMLSEANNNFILISGESGAGKTEASKKILQYYAVSCPSSTLLDTVRDRMLMSNPVLEAFGNAKTMKNDNSSRFGKYMDIQFDCQGDAVGGHILSYLLEKSRVVHQNHGERNFHIFYQLVEGGEEDLLRHLGLEKDTKHYSYLVQGECLNVSSINDKNDWKTVKNALSVIDFDASDIEHLFGIIASVLHLGNVHFDGDTKGYAILNSNAALRWVSKLLGIHVQVLQEALTFRKIEAKSEEVLSPFTVDHAIYARDALAKAIYGRAFTWLVNRINESLENKDSSRKTVIGLLDIYGFEVFSVNSFEQFCINYCNEKLQQLFIQLTLKSEQEEYEAEGIEWEPVQFFNNKIICDLVEEKHRGIISVLDEECMRPGDATDLTFLEKLEEKMGNHPHFVTHKLADKKTRKSLERGDFRLLHYAGEVTYCVVGFIDKNNDLLYKNIKDVVRLSKNPIIQECFPATEGDSRRRPETVATQFKNSLLRLTEILTAKEAWYVRCLKSNDNKQSGKFDEVLVRHQVKYLGLMEHLRVRRAGFAYRRRYEFFLQRYKALCPATWPHWRGVPAEGVEKLVQHLGYQPDEYKMGRTKIFIRYARTLFATEDAFEICKHELATKLQAKYKGYRAKGEFRKQKEAATKIETCWRGVQARKERDRRAWAVKIIKQFIKGYITRREAKTTDNSEYLAFVRQSYLNRLKDNLPKTVLDKTTWLTPPPVMTETSEILRQLNTRMMVRKYVRGITPQKKAQLQQKVVTSAIFKGKKDSYPSSVAVPFVDTRINEQDIDMRVLQTIRQERIKYSVPVVKYDRNGFKPRPRKLILTQAAVYLVEEAKIKQRVDYVSLKGASVSNLGDSVMILHVALNDLKQKGDLVLQCDHLFEVLTKLAMITNKQNNIKVVQGSIKFEIQAGKEGGVDFSTGQEPMIYKGKNGHLMVLHGSSLDDLKEVTKSVYIS; from the exons ATGCAG AAAGGAAAGGTTAAACTGGGTCAGTTGGACTTGGAAGGAGCCCTGATTGCCAGAGACCGAGTTGGCATCCAGGACTTTGTGCTTCTTGATGCCCACAACAGTGAGACAGCCTTCCTGGACAATCTGAAGAAGCGTTTCACAGAGGATTTGATATAT ACTTACATAGGTACTCTACTGATATCTGTAAACCCATACAAAGAATTGGACATCTACACCAAGAAACAAATGGACCTTTACATGGGAGTGAACTTCTTTGAGCTGCCTCCTCATAT ATATGCATTAGCAGATAATGTCTACCACACCATGCTATCAGAAGCCAACaacaactttattttgatatctGGGGAGAGTGGAGCAGGTAAAACTGAGGCCTCCAAGAAGATCTTGCAGTACTATGCGGTCAGCTGCCCTAGTTCCACCTTACTGGACACTGTGAGAGACCGCATGCTCATGTCCAACCCTGTACTAGAG GCCTTTGGAAatgcaaaaacaatgaaaaatgacAACTCCAGCCGTTTTGGGAAGTATATGGACATCCAGTTTGATTGTCAG GGAGATGCTGTTGGTGGCCACATCCTCAGCTATCTGCTGGAAAAGTCTAGAGTGGTTCACCAAAACCATGGTGAGAGAAACTTTCATATTTTCTACCAGCTGGTGGAGGGAGGAGAGGAAGACCTACTGAGGCACCTGGGCTTGGAGAAGGACACTAAACATTATAGTTATTTAGTGCAG GGAGAATGTTTGAATGTGAGCTCCATTAATGACAAGAATGACTGGAAAACTGTTAAAAACGCATTATCGGTCATTGACTTTGATGCTAGTGACATTGAG CACCTCTTTGGGATTATAGCTAGTGTGCTCCATCTGGGGAACGTGCACTTTGATGGAGACACCAAAGGTTATGCTATTCTAAACTCTAATGCAGCCTTGCGCTGGGTATCCAAG ctGTTGGGGATCCATGTACAGGTCCTTCAAGAAGCTCTGACATTCAGGAAGATTGAAGCCAAATCAGAGGag GTTCTGAGTCCATTTACTGTTGATCATGCTATTTATGCCAGAGATGCCCTGGCGAAAGCCATCTATGGCCGTGCCTTCACATGGCTAGTCAACAGGATCAATGAATCTCTGGAGAATAAA GATTCTTCGAGGAAGACAGTCATTGGATTGTTAGACATCTATGGATTTGAGGTTTTCTCTGTTAACAG TTTTGAGCAGTTTTGCATTAACTACTGCAATGAGAAGCTACAGCAGCTCTTCATTCAGTTGACTCTGAAGTCTGAACAGGAGGAATATGAGGCAGAAGGAATTGAG TGGGAGCCAGTGCAGTTCTTCAACAATAAAATCATCTGTGATCTGGTGGAAGAGAAGCACAGAGGAATAATCTCTGTGTTG GATGAGGAGTGTATGAGGCCGGGTGATGCCACAGATCTCACTTTTCTTGAAAAGCTTGAAGAAAAAATGGGAAATCATCCCCACTTTGTAAC GCATAAACTGGCTGATAAGAAGACCCGCAAGTCTCTGGAGAGAGGCGATTTTCGTCTTCTTCATTATGCAGGGGAGGTGACCTACTGCGTTGTGG GGTTCATTGACAAAAACAATGATCTGTTGTACAAGAACATCAAAGAT GTGGTGCGCCTGTCAAAGAACCCTATAATACAGGAGTGCTTTCCAGCCACTGAGGGAGACAGCAGGAGAAGACCTGAGACA GTGGCTACTCAGTTTAAGAACAGTCTTCTGCGGCTGACGGAGATTCTGACAGCTAAGGAAGCGTGGTATGTGCGCTGCCTCAAGTCCAATGACAATAAACAGTCAG GCAAGTTCGATGAAGTTCTGGTCAGGCACCAGGTGAAATATCTTGGGTTAATGGAGCACCTGAGGGTCAGACGAGCTGGATTTGCTTATCGACGTAGATATGAGTTTTTTCTACAGAG GTACAAAGCTCTTTGTCCTGCCACTTGGCCCCACTGGAGAGGTGTACCTGCAGAGGGGGTGGAAAAACTCGTGCAACATCTAGGCTACCAGCCTGATGAGTATAAAATGGGCAG GACAAAGATATTCATACGATATGCCAGGACACTTTTTGCCACAGAAGATGCCTTTGAAATCTGCAAACATGAATTGG CTACAAAATTACAGGCCAAATACAAAGGTTACAGAGCCAAAGGAGAGTTTCGAAAACAGAAAGAAGCTG CTACAAAAATTGAGACGTGCTGGAGAGGAGTGCAGGCACGCAAAGAGAGAGATCGCAGAGCCTGGGCTGTCAAAATcattaaaca GTTTATTAAGGGTTACATCACACGTCGAGAGGCAAAAACTACTGACAACTCCGAATACCTGGCCTTCGTTCGACAGAGCTACCTAAATAGACTGAAAGACAACTTACCAAAGACTGTCCTGGACAAGACCACATGGCTGACACCTCCCCCAGTCATGACAGAG ACCTCAGAGATTCTGCGACAGCTGAACACGCGAATGATGGTGAGGAAGTATGTGCGGGGAATTACGCCACAGAAAAAAGCACAG CTGCAACAAAAAGTAGTAACCAGTGCCATCTTTAAGGGAAAGAAGGACAGCTACCCTTCGAGCGTTGCTGTTCCTTTTGTGGATACTAGAATCA ATGAACAAGACATCGATATGAGGGTCCTTCAGACTATACGACAAGAACGTATCAAG TACAGCGTTCCTGTGGTGAAGTATGACAGAAATGGATTTAAACCCAGACCAAGGAAACTTATTCTCACTCAGGCTGCTGTATATTTGGTAGAAGAGGCTAAGATCAAGCAGAGAGTGGACTATGTTTCTCTAAAAG GTGCTTCTGTCAGTAATCTGGGTGACTCTGTCATGATCCTCCATGTTGCTTTGAATGATCTAAAACAGAAG GGGGACTTGGTACTTCAGTGTGACCACCTGTTTGAAGTTTTGACCAAACTGGCTATGATTACAAACAAGCAGAATAACATCAAAGTTGTTCAGGGAAG CATCAAGTTTGAGATCCAGGCAGGCAAGGAGGGCGGTGTGGATTTCAGCACTGGTCAAGAACCTATGATTTATAAAGGCAAAAATGGTCATCTGATGGTG CTCCACGGGTCAAGTCTCGATGATCTAAAGGAGGTGACCAAGTCTGTGTATATTTCATGA
- the myo1ha gene encoding unconventional myosin-Ih isoform X1 → MTQSYRPGQCKQIGSWSVLCLSDWQKGKVKLGQLDLEGALIARDRVGIQDFVLLDAHNSETAFLDNLKKRFTEDLIYTYIGTLLISVNPYKELDIYTKKQMDLYMGVNFFELPPHIYALADNVYHTMLSEANNNFILISGESGAGKTEASKKILQYYAVSCPSSTLLDTVRDRMLMSNPVLEAFGNAKTMKNDNSSRFGKYMDIQFDCQGDAVGGHILSYLLEKSRVVHQNHGERNFHIFYQLVEGGEEDLLRHLGLEKDTKHYSYLVQGECLNVSSINDKNDWKTVKNALSVIDFDASDIEHLFGIIASVLHLGNVHFDGDTKGYAILNSNAALRWVSKLLGIHVQVLQEALTFRKIEAKSEEVLSPFTVDHAIYARDALAKAIYGRAFTWLVNRINESLENKDSSRKTVIGLLDIYGFEVFSVNSFEQFCINYCNEKLQQLFIQLTLKSEQEEYEAEGIEWEPVQFFNNKIICDLVEEKHRGIISVLDEECMRPGDATDLTFLEKLEEKMGNHPHFVTHKLADKKTRKSLERGDFRLLHYAGEVTYCVVGFIDKNNDLLYKNIKDVVRLSKNPIIQECFPATEGDSRRRPETVATQFKNSLLRLTEILTAKEAWYVRCLKSNDNKQSGKFDEVLVRHQVKYLGLMEHLRVRRAGFAYRRRYEFFLQRYKALCPATWPHWRGVPAEGVEKLVQHLGYQPDEYKMGRTKIFIRYARTLFATEDAFEICKHELATKLQAKYKGYRAKGEFRKQKEAATKIETCWRGVQARKERDRRAWAVKIIKQFIKGYITRREAKTTDNSEYLAFVRQSYLNRLKDNLPKTVLDKTTWLTPPPVMTETSEILRQLNTRMMVRKYVRGITPQKKAQLQQKVVTSAIFKGKKDSYPSSVAVPFVDTRINEQDIDMRVLQTIRQERIKYSVPVVKYDRNGFKPRPRKLILTQAAVYLVEEAKIKQRVDYVSLKGASVSNLGDSVMILHVALNDLKQKGDLVLQCDHLFEVLTKLAMITNKQNNIKVVQGSIKFEIQAGKEGGVDFSTGQEPMIYKGKNGHLMVVAPRVKSR, encoded by the exons ATGACACAATCCTATAGACCTGGTCAGTGTAAACAAATTGGGTCATGGTCAGTGTTGTGCTTGTCTGATTGGCAGAAAGGAAAGGTTAAACTGGGTCAGTTGGACTTGGAAGGAGCCCTGATTGCCAGAGACCGAGTTGGCATCCAGGACTTTGTGCTTCTTGATGCCCACAACAGTGAGACAGCCTTCCTGGACAATCTGAAGAAGCGTTTCACAGAGGATTTGATATAT ACTTACATAGGTACTCTACTGATATCTGTAAACCCATACAAAGAATTGGACATCTACACCAAGAAACAAATGGACCTTTACATGGGAGTGAACTTCTTTGAGCTGCCTCCTCATAT ATATGCATTAGCAGATAATGTCTACCACACCATGCTATCAGAAGCCAACaacaactttattttgatatctGGGGAGAGTGGAGCAGGTAAAACTGAGGCCTCCAAGAAGATCTTGCAGTACTATGCGGTCAGCTGCCCTAGTTCCACCTTACTGGACACTGTGAGAGACCGCATGCTCATGTCCAACCCTGTACTAGAG GCCTTTGGAAatgcaaaaacaatgaaaaatgacAACTCCAGCCGTTTTGGGAAGTATATGGACATCCAGTTTGATTGTCAG GGAGATGCTGTTGGTGGCCACATCCTCAGCTATCTGCTGGAAAAGTCTAGAGTGGTTCACCAAAACCATGGTGAGAGAAACTTTCATATTTTCTACCAGCTGGTGGAGGGAGGAGAGGAAGACCTACTGAGGCACCTGGGCTTGGAGAAGGACACTAAACATTATAGTTATTTAGTGCAG GGAGAATGTTTGAATGTGAGCTCCATTAATGACAAGAATGACTGGAAAACTGTTAAAAACGCATTATCGGTCATTGACTTTGATGCTAGTGACATTGAG CACCTCTTTGGGATTATAGCTAGTGTGCTCCATCTGGGGAACGTGCACTTTGATGGAGACACCAAAGGTTATGCTATTCTAAACTCTAATGCAGCCTTGCGCTGGGTATCCAAG ctGTTGGGGATCCATGTACAGGTCCTTCAAGAAGCTCTGACATTCAGGAAGATTGAAGCCAAATCAGAGGag GTTCTGAGTCCATTTACTGTTGATCATGCTATTTATGCCAGAGATGCCCTGGCGAAAGCCATCTATGGCCGTGCCTTCACATGGCTAGTCAACAGGATCAATGAATCTCTGGAGAATAAA GATTCTTCGAGGAAGACAGTCATTGGATTGTTAGACATCTATGGATTTGAGGTTTTCTCTGTTAACAG TTTTGAGCAGTTTTGCATTAACTACTGCAATGAGAAGCTACAGCAGCTCTTCATTCAGTTGACTCTGAAGTCTGAACAGGAGGAATATGAGGCAGAAGGAATTGAG TGGGAGCCAGTGCAGTTCTTCAACAATAAAATCATCTGTGATCTGGTGGAAGAGAAGCACAGAGGAATAATCTCTGTGTTG GATGAGGAGTGTATGAGGCCGGGTGATGCCACAGATCTCACTTTTCTTGAAAAGCTTGAAGAAAAAATGGGAAATCATCCCCACTTTGTAAC GCATAAACTGGCTGATAAGAAGACCCGCAAGTCTCTGGAGAGAGGCGATTTTCGTCTTCTTCATTATGCAGGGGAGGTGACCTACTGCGTTGTGG GGTTCATTGACAAAAACAATGATCTGTTGTACAAGAACATCAAAGAT GTGGTGCGCCTGTCAAAGAACCCTATAATACAGGAGTGCTTTCCAGCCACTGAGGGAGACAGCAGGAGAAGACCTGAGACA GTGGCTACTCAGTTTAAGAACAGTCTTCTGCGGCTGACGGAGATTCTGACAGCTAAGGAAGCGTGGTATGTGCGCTGCCTCAAGTCCAATGACAATAAACAGTCAG GCAAGTTCGATGAAGTTCTGGTCAGGCACCAGGTGAAATATCTTGGGTTAATGGAGCACCTGAGGGTCAGACGAGCTGGATTTGCTTATCGACGTAGATATGAGTTTTTTCTACAGAG GTACAAAGCTCTTTGTCCTGCCACTTGGCCCCACTGGAGAGGTGTACCTGCAGAGGGGGTGGAAAAACTCGTGCAACATCTAGGCTACCAGCCTGATGAGTATAAAATGGGCAG GACAAAGATATTCATACGATATGCCAGGACACTTTTTGCCACAGAAGATGCCTTTGAAATCTGCAAACATGAATTGG CTACAAAATTACAGGCCAAATACAAAGGTTACAGAGCCAAAGGAGAGTTTCGAAAACAGAAAGAAGCTG CTACAAAAATTGAGACGTGCTGGAGAGGAGTGCAGGCACGCAAAGAGAGAGATCGCAGAGCCTGGGCTGTCAAAATcattaaaca GTTTATTAAGGGTTACATCACACGTCGAGAGGCAAAAACTACTGACAACTCCGAATACCTGGCCTTCGTTCGACAGAGCTACCTAAATAGACTGAAAGACAACTTACCAAAGACTGTCCTGGACAAGACCACATGGCTGACACCTCCCCCAGTCATGACAGAG ACCTCAGAGATTCTGCGACAGCTGAACACGCGAATGATGGTGAGGAAGTATGTGCGGGGAATTACGCCACAGAAAAAAGCACAG CTGCAACAAAAAGTAGTAACCAGTGCCATCTTTAAGGGAAAGAAGGACAGCTACCCTTCGAGCGTTGCTGTTCCTTTTGTGGATACTAGAATCA ATGAACAAGACATCGATATGAGGGTCCTTCAGACTATACGACAAGAACGTATCAAG TACAGCGTTCCTGTGGTGAAGTATGACAGAAATGGATTTAAACCCAGACCAAGGAAACTTATTCTCACTCAGGCTGCTGTATATTTGGTAGAAGAGGCTAAGATCAAGCAGAGAGTGGACTATGTTTCTCTAAAAG GTGCTTCTGTCAGTAATCTGGGTGACTCTGTCATGATCCTCCATGTTGCTTTGAATGATCTAAAACAGAAG GGGGACTTGGTACTTCAGTGTGACCACCTGTTTGAAGTTTTGACCAAACTGGCTATGATTACAAACAAGCAGAATAACATCAAAGTTGTTCAGGGAAG CATCAAGTTTGAGATCCAGGCAGGCAAGGAGGGCGGTGTGGATTTCAGCACTGGTCAAGAACCTATGATTTATAAAGGCAAAAATGGTCATCTGATGGTG GTAGCTCCACGGGTCAAGTCTCGATGA